From Williamwhitmania taraxaci, a single genomic window includes:
- the ung gene encoding uracil-DNA glycosylase, translating into MNPTMDEGWKAVLQLEFEKEYFRKLKQFLVVERAHNVVYPPGPLIFSAFNFTPFNEVKVVILGQDPYHGPGQAHGLSFSVPTGVPKPPSLLNMFKELKADLGYAIPGSGNLEKWANQGVLLLNATLTVRAHTAGSHQKQGWEQFTDAVIRTISQQKEGVVFLLWGAYAQAKEVLIDSSKHHILKAPHPSPLSASRGFLGCRHFSKTNELLQYQGLSAINWKIEG; encoded by the coding sequence ATAAATCCTACCATGGACGAGGGATGGAAAGCGGTATTGCAGCTGGAATTTGAAAAGGAATACTTTCGTAAGCTAAAGCAATTCCTCGTGGTGGAGCGAGCGCACAACGTGGTATATCCTCCCGGCCCATTGATATTCTCTGCCTTCAACTTCACTCCGTTCAATGAGGTAAAGGTAGTTATACTCGGACAAGATCCCTACCACGGACCGGGGCAGGCGCACGGTTTGTCGTTTTCGGTGCCCACTGGTGTTCCCAAGCCGCCATCGCTGCTCAACATGTTCAAGGAACTTAAAGCCGATTTGGGTTACGCCATTCCCGGTAGCGGAAACCTCGAAAAGTGGGCCAACCAAGGCGTGCTGCTACTCAACGCAACGCTCACGGTGCGTGCGCACACGGCCGGATCGCACCAAAAGCAAGGGTGGGAGCAGTTTACCGATGCCGTAATTCGAACCATCTCGCAGCAGAAGGAGGGTGTTGTATTTCTTCTATGGGGCGCATACGCTCAGGCCAAGGAGGTGCTTATTGATTCGTCCAAACACCATATTCTAAAGGCGCCCCATCCTTCGCCGCTTTCCGCCAGCCGTGGCTTTTTAGGTTGCCGGCACTTCTCCAAGACAAACGAGCTGCTACAATATCAGGGGTTATCGGCAATTAACTGGAAAATTGAAGGTTAA
- a CDS encoding 5'-nucleotidase C-terminal domain-containing protein, which yields MTKRFSLLLLFSLLTVVVFAQGKKFEITILQTSDVHGAILPFDFIGDKPQDASLAQVATYVKQVKASKKPYILLDNGDILQGQPEAYYYNYIKTDVPHLISRSLNFMGYDAATVGNHDIEAGHPIYDKVVKESNFPWLAANAVKAGTHDPYFKPYVIINRGGLKVAVLGMITPGIPGWLPKDLWSGMEFDDMVVCATHWIDVIKKKEKPDVIIGLFHSGVDPTYGGADSMAVKNENAGVIVAMKVAGFDAILLGHDHSPLYKKVAGPTGDSVVIANPGSGARFVSAVTISVIKGKNGKLTKIANGKLVPMKGVLADKAFMDAFAADFENVKAFTSRPVNTFQRSITTKDAYFGSSAFIDLIQDAQMKSTGADISFAAPLSFVTTVDSGTIYVRDFFKLYKYENRLYTVSLTGDEIRKYLEYSYGQWLNTMKSPSDYLLLYETDKAGKVLVDKRGKVKIKNRYYNFDSAYGIYYTVDVSKPVGERITITKMANGDAFDLTKRYKVAMNSYRASGGGGHLTEGAGIPESEVASRTISMSKGDFRMVLLDTFSKSGPINPQSANYWSIIPKEFVDVARDREMKLLFGSNSESH from the coding sequence ATGACAAAACGATTTTCGCTATTATTACTTTTCTCTTTGCTTACTGTGGTTGTGTTTGCGCAGGGCAAAAAGTTCGAGATTACCATTCTTCAAACCTCCGATGTGCATGGCGCTATTTTGCCATTCGATTTTATTGGTGATAAGCCCCAAGATGCCTCACTGGCACAGGTGGCCACCTACGTTAAGCAAGTAAAAGCATCAAAAAAACCTTATATACTCCTCGATAATGGAGATATTCTACAAGGCCAACCGGAAGCATATTACTATAACTATATAAAGACGGATGTTCCTCATTTGATCTCCCGCTCGTTGAACTTTATGGGATACGATGCTGCCACAGTGGGTAATCATGATATTGAGGCGGGTCACCCTATTTACGACAAGGTAGTGAAGGAGAGTAACTTTCCTTGGCTGGCCGCAAATGCGGTTAAGGCTGGTACTCACGATCCTTACTTCAAACCTTACGTAATCATTAACCGTGGTGGGTTAAAGGTTGCTGTGCTTGGCATGATCACCCCTGGTATACCGGGTTGGTTGCCCAAAGATCTTTGGAGTGGAATGGAGTTCGACGATATGGTCGTGTGTGCTACGCATTGGATAGACGTTATTAAGAAGAAAGAGAAGCCCGATGTGATTATTGGTCTTTTCCATAGCGGTGTCGATCCTACTTATGGCGGTGCCGATTCCATGGCCGTTAAAAACGAAAATGCTGGTGTTATTGTAGCCATGAAGGTTGCCGGATTCGATGCCATTCTTCTTGGTCACGATCACAGCCCTCTCTATAAAAAGGTCGCAGGGCCTACCGGCGATTCCGTTGTAATTGCGAATCCGGGTTCCGGCGCACGGTTTGTCTCCGCAGTCACCATCAGCGTTATCAAGGGGAAAAATGGCAAGTTGACCAAAATTGCCAATGGAAAGCTTGTTCCTATGAAGGGGGTTTTGGCCGATAAGGCCTTCATGGACGCTTTTGCTGCCGACTTCGAGAATGTTAAGGCATTCACTTCACGCCCCGTGAATACTTTCCAGCGCAGCATAACTACCAAGGATGCCTATTTTGGCTCGTCGGCATTTATCGATCTTATCCAAGATGCCCAAATGAAGAGCACCGGAGCCGACATCTCGTTTGCTGCACCGCTCTCGTTCGTTACTACGGTCGACTCTGGCACAATATACGTGCGCGATTTCTTTAAACTGTATAAGTACGAAAACCGCCTCTATACCGTTTCACTTACTGGCGATGAGATCCGGAAATACTTGGAATATTCATATGGACAATGGCTCAACACGATGAAAAGTCCTTCCGATTACCTGCTTCTTTATGAAACGGATAAAGCAGGAAAGGTTTTGGTTGATAAACGGGGGAAAGTTAAGATTAAGAATCGCTACTATAATTTCGACTCTGCCTATGGAATATATTATACTGTTGATGTTTCGAAACCCGTTGGGGAGCGAATTACCATTACCAAGATGGCCAACGGCGATGCATTCGATTTAACCAAACGCTATAAGGTAGCCATGAACTCTTACCGCGCTTCGGGTGGCGGTGGTCACCTTACCGAGGGTGCAGGAATACCTGAATCGGAAGTGGCTTCACGAACCATCAGCATGAGTAAGGGCGATTTCAGAATGGTGCTGCTCGATACCTTTAGCAAGTCGGGTCCTATTAATCCTCAGTCGGCTAATTACTGGTCCATTATTCCAAAAGAGTTTGTGGATGTGGCGAGAGATAGGGAGATGAAATTACTCTTTGGTAGCAATAGCGAATCACATTAA
- a CDS encoding 7-carboxy-7-deazaguanine synthase QueE, whose translation MSDTDVFMGGRMLPLVEDFYTIQGEGYHSGKPAYFIRLGGCDVCCSWCDARFTWNPKSFPPVSVDEIVARATSFPAQAVVVTGGEPTLYQLSLLSDKLQAAGIKTFIETSGAHTLTGSWDWVCLSPKRNQPPLPSVFKQASELKVIITSLADFEWAEENAAHVSDTCMLYLQPEWSVYQQIIEAVVEYAKANPRWNISIQMHKFMHIP comes from the coding sequence ATGAGTGATACGGATGTTTTTATGGGGGGGAGAATGCTCCCCCTTGTAGAAGATTTTTATACAATACAGGGCGAAGGCTACCATAGCGGAAAGCCAGCCTACTTTATTCGTCTTGGCGGATGTGATGTGTGCTGCAGCTGGTGCGACGCTCGCTTTACATGGAATCCAAAATCGTTTCCTCCCGTTTCTGTGGATGAAATAGTTGCTCGTGCAACCTCGTTCCCTGCACAAGCGGTTGTCGTTACGGGTGGAGAACCAACTTTATACCAGCTAAGTTTACTCTCCGACAAGTTACAAGCGGCAGGGATAAAAACATTTATTGAGACTTCGGGTGCGCACACGCTTACCGGCAGCTGGGATTGGGTATGTCTTTCACCCAAGCGCAATCAACCACCGCTACCATCTGTATTTAAGCAGGCCAGTGAGCTTAAAGTGATTATTACCTCCCTTGCCGATTTTGAATGGGCCGAAGAGAATGCTGCCCATGTCTCAGATACTTGTATGCTATACCTTCAGCCCGAATGGAGCGTTTACCAGCAAATCATTGAGGCTGTTGTTGAGTATGCAAAAGCGAATCCAAGGTGGAATATCTCCATTCAAATGCATAAATTTATGCATATTCCTTAA
- a CDS encoding OmpA family protein — protein sequence MKRFLCKFVVAIILMAISCGVSNSLFAQETLSTTSKKAAELYSNAQHYYDLYNYNAAIQSLKAAIDKDPKFVESYLFLSQIYQDLKDFDNALSYGDAALKVNPKFFPQIRLTMGQLKLAIGRYQDALNDFQTFKLIPKLHPKRIALADSLITRCKFGIEAMQHPLPFSPVNLGDSVNSRFDDYWPSISADEKTLVVTSNIPRDTTMPYSERNRQEDFFVAYMQNKKWLGRQPLGSPINTAINEGAQSLTADGKAMYFTICGRQCNLYYSQLIDGKWGVPQPLPAPVTTQHSTKQPSISPDGRTLYFASNRPGGIGGFDIWLSHRLENGSWTDPVNLGDSINTRGNEFSPFIHFDNTTLYFSSDGLLGMGGQDIFMAKRKSDVSWSQAKNLGYPINTYGTEDGLVVSASAKHAYFSSVRDGSQMRDVYIFDLPQSIQPTPVSYIRGIIVNDDTGEPIEARATLTDLAADTTLMEVMSTTNGEFLVCIPSAKSYGFTVEHPNFLFYSDNFLLDKDYSVEKPFEREIRLSPIKVGNRVVLRNIFFALDSWQLLPDSYPELDKLLSLLNKNAKMRIEVSGHTDNSGTLEYNTKLSENRAKSVVDYLLSKGVVASRLTWKGFADSKPISDNASPEGRSQNRRTEFRVIE from the coding sequence ATGAAAAGATTCCTGTGTAAGTTTGTTGTTGCCATTATCCTAATGGCTATTAGCTGTGGAGTAAGCAATTCCCTATTTGCTCAGGAAACCCTATCTACTACTTCAAAAAAGGCTGCGGAATTGTATTCGAACGCCCAGCACTATTATGATCTTTATAACTATAACGCCGCAATACAATCATTAAAGGCGGCAATCGATAAAGACCCGAAATTCGTAGAATCATACCTGTTCTTGTCGCAGATTTACCAAGATTTAAAGGATTTCGACAATGCATTATCTTATGGTGATGCCGCATTAAAGGTCAACCCCAAATTCTTTCCGCAGATACGCCTTACAATGGGGCAACTAAAGCTAGCAATTGGACGCTACCAAGATGCACTGAATGATTTCCAGACGTTTAAGTTGATCCCTAAGTTGCATCCCAAGCGAATTGCCCTTGCCGATTCCCTTATTACTCGATGTAAATTTGGAATTGAGGCAATGCAGCATCCGTTACCCTTTAGTCCGGTCAACTTGGGCGATAGCGTAAACAGTCGATTCGATGATTATTGGCCGAGCATTTCCGCCGACGAAAAGACGCTGGTTGTAACATCAAACATTCCAAGGGATACTACGATGCCTTATTCGGAACGAAACAGGCAGGAGGATTTCTTTGTGGCATACATGCAAAACAAAAAGTGGCTTGGACGTCAACCGTTAGGTTCACCCATCAATACTGCTATTAACGAAGGCGCTCAATCGCTTACTGCCGATGGAAAGGCTATGTATTTCACCATCTGCGGACGCCAGTGCAATCTATACTACTCCCAATTGATCGACGGTAAGTGGGGTGTCCCTCAGCCTTTGCCCGCACCGGTAACTACGCAGCATTCCACAAAGCAGCCCTCAATATCACCCGATGGAAGAACGCTATATTTTGCCAGCAATAGGCCGGGTGGCATAGGCGGATTTGATATTTGGCTTTCACATCGCCTCGAGAACGGCTCTTGGACCGATCCTGTTAATCTTGGCGATAGCATAAATACCAGAGGAAACGAGTTCTCACCGTTTATACACTTCGATAATACCACCCTCTACTTTTCCTCCGATGGTCTTTTAGGTATGGGTGGTCAGGATATCTTTATGGCAAAGCGAAAAAGCGATGTTTCCTGGAGTCAAGCAAAAAATTTAGGTTACCCTATTAATACATATGGAACCGAAGATGGTTTGGTCGTTAGCGCGAGTGCAAAGCATGCCTACTTTTCATCAGTTAGGGACGGTAGCCAAATGCGCGATGTGTATATATTCGACTTGCCCCAATCCATTCAACCAACGCCCGTCTCCTATATTCGGGGCATTATCGTTAACGATGATACTGGCGAGCCTATAGAGGCAAGAGCCACGCTTACCGACCTTGCCGCCGATACAACTCTAATGGAAGTTATGTCGACTACAAACGGCGAATTTCTGGTTTGTATTCCTTCAGCCAAAAGTTATGGGTTTACGGTTGAGCATCCCAACTTTCTCTTTTACTCCGACAATTTCCTGCTGGATAAGGATTATAGCGTAGAAAAACCTTTCGAGCGCGAAATTAGGCTAAGCCCAATTAAGGTTGGGAATAGGGTAGTGCTTCGTAATATTTTCTTCGCCCTCGATTCGTGGCAACTATTACCCGATAGCTATCCTGAACTTGATAAGTTACTGAGTTTGCTGAATAAAAATGCCAAGATGCGCATTGAAGTTAGCGGGCATACCGATAATAGCGGAACGCTGGAGTACAACACTAAACTCTCCGAAAACAGGGCTAAATCGGTTGTCGATTATCTTCTTTCAAAGGGTGTCGTTGCCTCACGCCTTACGTGGAAAGGATTTGCCGATTCAAAGCCCATTTCTGATAACGCTTCCCCCGAAGGTCGTTCCCAAAATAGACGAACTGAGTTTAGGGTGATAGAGTAG
- the ribH gene encoding 6,7-dimethyl-8-ribityllumazine synthase — protein MATSQKNLSVIEGSAIPSAADMRFGIVVSEWNSEITNALSKGAYETLMKYGALKENIVKVSVPGTFELTLGAQLMAENGDVDAVICLGCVIQGETPHFTFICQGVSNGITTLNMEYNMPIIFGVLTTNTMEQAQDRAGGKHGNKGDEAAVTAIKMVSLQQNLEEFAQV, from the coding sequence ATGGCAACGTCACAGAAAAACTTATCCGTAATTGAAGGCAGCGCCATTCCATCGGCGGCCGATATGCGCTTTGGAATAGTAGTTAGCGAGTGGAACTCCGAAATTACCAATGCACTGAGCAAAGGTGCATACGAAACGCTTATGAAGTATGGTGCGCTCAAGGAAAATATTGTCAAGGTGAGCGTTCCAGGCACATTTGAGCTAACGCTTGGCGCACAATTAATGGCCGAGAACGGCGATGTGGATGCAGTAATTTGCCTCGGCTGTGTAATCCAAGGAGAGACTCCTCACTTCACGTTTATATGCCAAGGGGTAAGTAACGGTATTACCACCCTTAATATGGAATACAATATGCCCATAATATTTGGCGTGCTTACCACCAACACGATGGAACAGGCTCAAGACCGGGCAGGCGGAAAACATGGGAACAAAGGGGACGAAGCAGCCGTTACGGCCATCAAGATGGTTAGCCTACAGCAGAATCTCGAAGAATTCGCACAAGTTTAG